CCACACGAGAGCCGGAAAGCTGATACTGTTCTATAAGATAGGTCCTTCGCCCAGTGAATGGTGGGGTGCTATGAAATACAGTAAAGACAATGGACGTACCTGGTCTAAAGAAGAACTCCTGCCGAAAGGATTTTTGGGACCTGTAAGAAACAAACCTATTCAGCTGGCTAACGGTAACCTGTTGCATCCTTCCAGCACAGAGAGCCTGGACAACAAGAAATGGGAAATTCATATGGAGATCTCTGATAGCACCGGTCATAACTGGAGAAAGATCGCGATCGACTGCGATACATTTGGTGTTATTCAACCTTCTATACTGATCCATCCCAATAACAGGTTGCAGCTTGTTTGCAGAAGCAGACAAAATGCTATTGTAGAAACATGGTCTGATGATCAGGGAGAAACATGGTCGCCACTCAGGAAACAGGTTACGATGAATCCCAACTCCGGTATTGATGCCGTAACAACTGCAAGCGGATTACATGTACTGGTATACAACCCTACCAAAAAAGGTGGTGAATGGTCTGATGGCCGTAATATCTTACGGGTAGCTACTTCCACTGACGGACAGCATTGGTCTGATGTTTACGAACTGGAAAAACATCCCGATGGCGAGTACAGCTATCCGGCCATTATACAGAGCAGAGACGGATTACTGCATATTACATATACATACGACCGTAAAAATATAAAGTATGTATCACTGGAATTGAAGTAATTTTATCAGGAAGTAGATCTCCTGTTATGGAACTGAACATTATAAAAGAGAAGACGGGATACAATTTATTAAAGGAACGGAAAGCTGTGTATATCAGCTCCGTTCCTTTTTTATTATACTGCTGATCAATTTAAGTGTCAATTATAATATTTTAGTAATCACCTAAAATCATCATTATGATTACAGTAATTATCAGGTTCTTCGACATCCTTATGGCCGGACTGATTGCAGGTACATTGTTTGGAATATGGATCGGCTTTGATCCTAAAAGTTTATCTGCACCAACCTATGTAGAGCAGCAGCAAAGTGTGATCAAAGCACTGAATGTGCTCATGCCCATATTAGGTTTGATTACCATCCTGCTCACCATAACAGCCGCCTTCCTGCAAAGCAGGCACCAGGCGGTATTTGTGACCCTCCTGGTTGCTGCTGGCTTCTTAATGATAAGTGGATTGGTAACCAGGTTTGGCAACCAACCCATCAACAGCATTGTCATGACCTGGGATAAAATGAACGTACCCGCCAACTGGACTGAATTAAGAGACAAATGGTGGTTGCTTCATAAAATACGCGCCCTGACTGCCTTTATATCTTTTTGTCTTATTATATGGTCGGGCATGCGGAAAGATTAATCATTCAACCCTCCGCAGCTGCATTCCTAAGCACCAGGTACTGTAGGATCAACGCTTTATTATACGCCGGGCAACGGTAGTAATACCGGATCATGGATACATTTGCGCCCAGTTGCTTGAATGGGTTTGGCAACAGGGAATTGAAGCCAGCCATAAAAAAGATGAAATCGTTTTGTGTAATCTCGTTAATTCCCTTTTTCCCCAGTGCAAGCGTTTGCGCGGGTGCACCAAGCCATATCAGTGTTGTATGCAGGATCACCTGGTCCATTATATTGTCGGCATCATTCAACGCCTGCCTGGTATCTGCAATAAGCTGGTCCTTATATTTTATCAGAGATGGTATCGGAAATTTTCCCAGTAAGCGTGCAATATGATACAACAGTACCGGTGTACGGGCATAATGCGGTGAAATATAGGCGGGATGGCTGATATAGGCCCTGTTATCTATCAGCTGCCCTAAGAGCTCTATGGTGGCGCTGTCATGCCTGCTGAGAGGCAATGCATAAGTATGAATGAAATACAGGGCATTGGTCAGTACACAGAAATCAAAATCAATAGGCATTTTTTTACCAAACCAGGTAGAGTAGGCAGGAATATCCCTGTACTTCCGGAATGTGTTGCGGATACGGTAATTAGTTGTATTGGTATGCGCTTCCATCAGTTGTTTTACGGCGAGGGCAATGCTGTCGTTTACCTGCATGTTGAGCAACAGGATAGCAGTATCGTCGATATCATCCGGCAATGCATGCCATTTCTTAAAAAGGTTCAGAAACGGGGAATTAGGGAATACGATCTGCGGATTTGTTTTCCAGAAATTAAAGGTATACCGCTGCGGACTATGCTGAAAATGAGGGTAAGCGGCTTTTGCTTGTTGAATGATCCGCTGGCTCACTGCCTTGTCCTCCTCCGGCAGTAAAGGTGATAGCTCCTGTAAGGTTAAGCCGATCAACCCGGTGAAAAAGATATTGTTATCATGTACTGCTTTTGCGGTGGGATACCCATAATGCCGGTAAGAAGGAAACATCCCCGCATAATAGAAGCTGTCCTGGCTGATTTGCCCGGCGGCCATTTCTTTCAGCAACTGTTTAATTAAAGTATGATCCTGCGCAAAACAGCTATTGCCGGATAACAGGCAACATAGGAGGAGGGGTAAACATTTCAGTAGGGAAGGAAGTATGCTATACATTTTGTCGATTAATAGTAGTATCAGGGAGGTTGCCTGTGTTTTAAATCTTGCTCATCTCCTCATTGTTTATGATAGCAAATTTAACGCGAAGTTAATGAGATTAAATAAATAATAAAACGATATTGACCGGAGGACCGGTTGCTAGAATGAATGATCCTTGCGGTTTTCTTTTTATCTTACCATTGCTCAATCATTGATCCATGAAATATGTATTGCTGCCAGTGATGCTGGTTCTGCTCGTTTTTGCAGCTTTTGCCCAATCAGGTAAATCCATTTTCCTGATCGCGCACCGGGGAGGTGTTGTGGATAGCACCAATGTGGAAAATAGCCTGCCTGCATTACAGGCGGCTATAAAAAAAGGATACAGCATGGTGGAGATGGATATGCGGCTCACAAAGGACAGTGTACTCATTATTCAGCATGACCGGAATTTTAAAAGATATTACGGGGTAGACAGCGCCGTATCCGATATGACCTGGAAACAGATAAGTCAGCTTGTAAGCAACAGAGGCAGTAAAGTGCTAACGCTGGAAGAAGCGTTCCGCCATTGCCAGGGAAAAATACAGGTGATGCTGGATAATAAGATCGAAGGTAACGATACCTTATTGTTTGCAAAGGTAGTAGCCTTATTAAAAAAGTATGGTTTGCAGGAACAGGCACTGATGATCGGTACAGAGGAATCTACGCCTTACTTCACTGGCAAGGTAAGGTTAAGCTGTACGCGGCAGCAGTTGGAAGAGAACAGCCATAAAGCTGGTTACAGTCCGGCGCATTACTATCTGTTCAGTGATTTGAAAAATATGTCGGAAGCTGATGTGAAATGGGCCGGGCAGCAAGGTGTCATGGTGGTAGGTGTCGTAAACCTGTTTCGTTACAGACAAGGTGGTAATGCCGCCAAAGACATTGCTACGCTGCGCTCCTGGGGCGTTACACGGTTCCAGATTGATAGTGAATTCTATCCCGCTTTCAACTTTTAATACGCACTCCATCAAAAAATAAATCTGCTGTTTACCGGGCCAGTGAAAATTCTTCCGTATTCAGGAAGGACACCTTCTGATAATTCAGGCGATAGGTTTTAGGCTGACAGTTTTTAAATTTTTTAAATTGCCGGTAGAAGAAAGGGATGCTTTCAAATCCGGAAGCGTAACACACTTCACTCACCTGTTTGTCTGTTTCAATAAGGAGTTTGCAGGCCCTGTTTATTTTATATTCATTCAAAAATTCAAAGAAAGGTTTTTTCATGGTCTTGCTGAAAAACCGGGAAAAGTATTCTTCACTCATATTTACCTTTGACGCAATATCTGCCAGGGAAATTTGTTGCAGGTAGTGATGCTGTATATAGTCGTAAACGGCATTGATCCTTGTTTTTTCGGTACTGTCAAGATCACAGGTAAATTCATGTTCGCATAGAAAACGGAAATTAGAACTATTGGCCAGTTCCTGTAATATCTGAAATAATATCATCAGCTTTTCAAAGGGAGATGCTTTCAGCAAAGCAAAAAATTTATGCTTTAATCCCGAAGCCACTTCGCTGTCAACCTTAATGCCTTTACTCATGGCAGTTAACAGTTTACTGATCGCTTCAAATTCTATACTTTGCATCCAGGTTTTATCAAGAAATTCTTCCTTCAGATAAATGACAATAGCCGTTACTGGTTGCTCCTGTTCCGCCGCGTTATTCCAGGCATGCGGCAGGTTGGGTCCCAGTAAAACAAGTTCCTCTTCATAAAAATTTTCGATAGAGTTGCCCACATACCTGACACCCTTACCGCTCAGGATATAAACCAGTTCCAGTTCCGAATGGTAATGCCAGGGGTAATAGAATTCCTTGCTGGTTTCCTGAAACTCAACTTTGAATAATTTTGACTCAGAAGGTATCGGTTTATAATGTGGCTTCATCTATTAAATATAATGTAATTTGTTTTTATTAACTCCTATTTTGTAAACAACCGGACAAAATAGGGTAATGATTATTCGGAATAAGATAACTGTGCTGTGTCATGGCCGGTAGCAGGCCGTTTGGAACATGTTTAAATTATAAAAAAGATAAATGGGATGGTGACACGATAAGAATTTCAGCATATCAATAATGCGAATTCCTGCATGCTTACAAGAAATACAAAATAGGATACTGAAAAAACAAGATTGTGCAATAATGCTGTTTTTGTAACAGATAGTTTTGTAAAAGAAAAACCGGAGTAAGTATACTGCTTCAGGTTTAACAGGTCCTTATAGCTAACTAAATACTCAACCGAAATCAAAATATTTGCTATGAAGTTGCGAACACTAAAATCAGTTAGTGCCGGGAAGGCGTTGCTGTTACATTTTGTATTTCTTTTCTTTGCAGTTAACAGCTTTGCACAGACACCATTTACAGTTACAGGCAAAGTCACAGATAACGGAACAGCCTTACCCAATGCGTCCATACAGGTAAAGGGGACGCAAAGAGGTACCATGACAAACGAACAGGGCGCCTTTACTTTGAGTGTTTCCAAAGGACAGGTCCTCGTGATTTCCTACACCGGATATGAGGAACAAACCATCGTCATTGGTAACCGGCAACACCTGGACATTGCATTGAAAACATCTGCTGCCACTGCCTTGAATGACGTAGTCGTTATCGGGTATGGCACACAGAAGAAAACATCTGTTACCGCCGCGGTGTCTACCCTGAAAGGCAAAGAAGTGGCCGCCATACCCATCACCAACCTGAGCAATGGTTTGGGTGGAAGGGTTGCCGGTGTTATCGTAAAACAAGGCTCTGGTGAACCCGGCAGAGATGGGTCCAACATCTTTATAAGGGGTATCTCTTCCACAGGTGCTAATCAGCCGTTGATCATTGTAGACGGTATTCCCAGGAGCTTCCAGCAGCTTGACCCTAATACGGTAGAGTCATTTTCCGTTTTAAAAGATGCTGCCGCTGTGGCGCCATACGGCGTTGCCGGTGCAAACGGGGTTATCCTGGTGACCACCAAAAGAGGTAAATCAGGCGCACCTTCACTTACCTACAACGGTTATGTGGGTTTTCAAAATCCTGTAGTCTTACCTGATTTCGTCAACTCCTATCAATATGCGACATTAAAAAATGCCGCAGCAGTAAATGAAGGATTGGCTGAACCCTATTCAGCATCGGACCTGCAAAAATTTCAGGACGGTTCTGATCCGGATGCTTATCCTACGTTTAAAAATATATGGAAAGATCTGACCAACAGAAATGCTATCCTGACAAACCACAATATTGAAATTTCAGGCGGCGCAGAAAAAGTGAAATACTACGCCTCTGTGGGATACCAGTTCCAGGAAGGGATGTGGCCTACCACCAATACCCGGCGGTTCAACATGACACTCAACCTGGATGCACAGGTCACCAACACCACCAATGTTTCGTTCAACTTTACCGGCCGGAATCAAAAAGATCTGTATCCTTCTATCTCTACCGGAAGGATCTTTGAACTGATCGGTTATTTACATCCGCTTTACGGACCCCTGCGGTTCAGCAATGGTATGGCGGGAACATTTGTAACGGCCAGCCTGTTCAATAGCGGGTATCAGAAAATCAATACCAATGCGCTCTATACGCAATTATCCATCGAACAAAAACTGCCTTTTATTCCCGGCCTGAAAGCCAAAGGAACGATTGCATTTGATCCTTCTTTTGTGATGAATAAACTCTGGGCAACACCTGTTCAAAGAGCCAGCCTCGATAAATCACAAACACCTTATGTAATCAAGGATGGCATTTTCGGCCCCACAAAATCTTCATTGAATCAGAATTATTCCAACGAATACCAGCTTACCTATCAGTTTGGAATGAACTACGACCGTAGTTTCGGAAAGAACAACGTACATGTATTGGGTCTTTTTGAAGCGAAAGGCAACGATTATATAAGCCTGGGTGCTGAAAGGAGAAATTATAATTTAACGATTGATGAGATTAACATGGGTAGCTCCAGTCAGGCCGATATGAGCACCAAGGGCTCTTCCAGCTCTGCCAGGCAGATGGGGGTAGTATACCGTGTAGCTTATGATTACGCACAAAAGTACCTGGTAGAAGCAAGCGGACGATATGATGGAAGCTACTATTTTGCTCCGGAAAACAGGTTCGGTTTCTTCCCCGCTTTCTCTGTCGGCTGGCGCTTATCTGAAGAGAACTTTATGAAAGGAAAATATAGCTGGATAGATAATATCAAGATCAGGGCTTCGTATGGTGAGGTGGGCGCGCTGGCTGGTAGTGCTTTTCAGTATATGAGTACCTACAATGTATTAGGAACAAACTATGTATTGGGTAACAATGCTGTTCAGGGAATCAGTGAAAGGGCAGAACCCAATCCGGCTATTACCTGGGAACGGGCTAAGAAAACGGACATCGGGCTGGAGCTGAATTTATGGAATGGCCTGCTGAATTTTGAAGCAGATTATTTCCACGAGAAAAGATCCAATATGCTGATGAACCCGGATGTGATCGTACCGGCTGAATATGGCGTTGGATTAAGCCAGGTGAATGCGGGCGTGATGCAGAACAGGGGTATTGATCTCACGGCAAGTTCTTCCTATGATTTTTCAAAAGACCTGCATGTGTCTCTGGGCGCCAATCTTACTTACGCCAGGAATAAACTGCTCCAGGTATTTGAAGGACCGACTACCTACAATAATCCCAACCGTAGATTGACCGGCAGACCACTCGGTACACAGTTTGGATTTCACTCTTTAGGATATTTCCAGGAAAGTGATTTTGATGCCGGTGGCGCTTTGAAATCAGGCATCGCGGTACAGCCATGGGGCGCAGTTCAGCCAGGCGATATCCGGTATGAGGATCTGAATAAAGATGGTAAAATTAATGATGATGATATCACGGCCATCGGTGACCCAACAGCTTCTCCTCAAATCATATATGGCATTATGCCCAGTGTGAAATACAAATCATTTGGCCTGGACCTGTTGTTTCAGGGTGCCGCCAAAACCAACTGGTACTATCATCCTTCTTCTATCATGCCCTTTTGGGAAACAATGCTTCCCTATGTACAGAACTTTGATTACTGGACACCGGAAAATACAAATGCAGCAAATCCAAGGCTGACATCTTCCCCAACTGTAAATAACTCACAGACGTCCTCTTTCTGGATGGGGAACTCCAGTTATCTGCGGTTGAAAAGTGCCACGCTTTCCTATACCATCCCGTCAAAAATTATGGACCGGATTAAAATTCAGCAGGCCAGGATTTATGTATCAGGGCAGAACCTCGTAACATGGACAAAGCTGATCAATTATGATCCGGAAGTAGGTCCGAATAATTCCTGGATACCAAATGGTACCTGGGGATATCCGAATCAGAAGGCTGTTTCCATAGGTGCCAATATCACTTTTTAATCATGTTGAAAAAAACTGGTCATGAATAATCAATCAATAATATCTCAACGGACGGTCCTCTTATTCTTTATTGCATGCATGCTCTTTTCCTGTAAGGCGTACCTGGATGTAATGCCAAAGGACCAGGTGTCTGATGGAACGCTGTGGTCGAGTAGTGCCAATGCCGATCTGTTCTTAAATAATATATATGCTGCGGTACCTACCCTGGAAACGGGAGATCCCTGGGAGAATTTCTCTGATAACTCCATCAACGGACAGGCAGGAAGGGTGAGTACGAACATCTACGGGCCATCCATCTATACACCCAGCAATGCGCCCAGCAAATGGGGACATTTCACCAACATCCGGAAATGTAATTTATTTATAAAAAAAGTAACGGATGCTGATCTACCGGCCGACTGGAAAAAATTAAGACTGGCAGAAGCCCGTTTCCTGAGAGCCTATTTCTATTCGCTGTTATGGACGTATCATGGCGGAGTCCCCATCATTACGGATGTACTGAATCAGAACGAACAGGGTGACGAAGTTTTTAGGGCCCGCAACACTTCCGCTGAAACTTTTACTTTTATTACCGACGAATGCAGTGCTATTGAAGCCGATTTACCGGCGACTGCGGAAAGCGGCCGGGCAACAAAAGGTGCCGCCCTTACTTTAAAAGGATCCTGCGAGTTGTTTAATGCAGGCGCCTTGAATAATGCGGAGAATGATAAAGCAAAATGGGCACTGGCAGCAACTACTTTCAAAAAGGTGATAGACTTAAAAAGATATAGTTTATTTCCTGATTACAATACCCTGTTTTTTGAAGAGAATAATAATAACGTGGAAGTGATCTTCAGTAAACAGCATATGGGTGGAACATCGCTGGCTAATTTAAGAGATGGACAGATAGGCCCCCGTTTTGTAAATGGCGCACTAACCGGTTGGGGACACGTGGACCCTACCCAGGATCTCGTGGATGAATATGCCATGGACAACGGTCTGCCGATCTCTGATCCGGCTTCCGGTTATGATCCGCAAAACCCTTATGTAAACAGGGAAAAGCGGTTTTACCAGTCCATCGTATACGATGGTTCCGAATGGCTCGGCGACATTATGATCATGAAACAAGGCGTTGGTAGTTTGAATGCAACAGATCTGAGCAATAGCAGTGTATCTACCAGAACAGGCTACTATATCCGCAAAGGCATCAATCCAAAATATGCCAGTGCGCAGAACAATCAGAACAGCGCCAATATCATCATCTTCCGGTATGCAGAAGTGTTACTCAGTTATGCAGAAGCACAAAACGAAGCAACCGGACCTGATGGCTCAATTTACGATGCAATAAATGATATCAGGAAAAGATCGGATCTGCCTGATCTCCCTACCGGCCTTACACAGGCACAGCTGCGGAAAGCGATTTACCGGGAGAGAAGGGTAGAACTGGCGTTTGAAGAAAAGAGATTACCGGACCTGTTGCGGTTGAAACTGGCGGAAGTTAATCTGAATGGCCCTTTACACGCTATCGAGATCGACCTGGTAGGTAACAAATGGGTGTACAAGGTGGTTCCCGCAGGTGGAGGTATGAGAACATTCTTTGCGAACAAGAATTACTTCCTGCCGATTCCTCAGTCTGCCATAGATAAAAATCCGAAACTTGTTCAGAATCCGAACTATAATTAAGTATCAGCAGCTTTCATCCAATAAGCATAAGTGACTATGATGGGCATAAAAGAGTTAGTAAAACCGGTAGGGATATTATTTTGGCTGAGCGGAAACCTGTGCTTTACAGCACCTGTTTCCGCCCAGGACCAAAGCAGGGATATAGAAAGTATAAAACTGAAAATTTCCTTTGGGCATACTGCCCCTGCACAAACTGCCAGAACTGTACAATTGATCAGTGCTTCACCGGGTCTTACCGTTGCGGTACCAACCGGGAAGGGCATTGAAAAAAATGACCGTGTGGCGGCTACTTCACTGCTTTATTGTGGTGCAGGAGATGTAGATGAACTGATCGCGGATATACACTGGCCCAGGCCGGTGGCTCCCTTGCGAAAGGTAGCGAAGCATGAAAGTTCCTATGCGGTAAACGGAGAGGCCATGTGGGGCTACCTGATGCAGGAAGGTTCGCCGGGACAGGGCGCACGTTTACGGGAAGATCCCTGGAAGCAGCCAGACGCGCCTATCCTCACCGTGCAGTTGAATGCAGCAGGCACACAAGGTTTTTCTGTGGGACTGGAACAGTTGTTACGTCATGGCGCTATGTGGTTGCCGGAGCAGGATGTATATATTACCCTCGCCGGTAAACCCATCGGGTTTAAACAACACCTGGCTTCTTTAAAAGGACAACGTATACTCGATGGCGTTAGAAATGCCCCAGATGCTTCCCTGGAACAGTTTAAAAAATCATGGGAAGATTTTGGCAACCCTATCGTATGGAATAAGCCCTGGGAAACTTCCTGGATGGGCACAAAAGGACATCTGACGGTAACTACCGCCACGCACGGTTCCGTTTATAAATTCGCGGTTGACCGCTGGGGGAATGTGCGGCCGGACTTTGCCTCACCGCATAAATTCCGGATGGATCTTCTTTGGGAAGGAAGTCAATGGAAGGGACAAAAAATTGTGGATGGGTTGCCGGTGCTGATCACCAACCTGGAAAAAAATAAACAGCTGTGTGAAATAGAGCAACTGGCAGCTGCACCGGGCGACCTGCCCGCTGGTCTTCGCGGGGAGCTTCCTGGGGTGATGTTTACAAAGGTAAGGATCTCCGGAAAAGCAGGCCCCATCAGCTTTGGCCTCCGGCTCAATAATGAATTGAAAGAACACGGGATTGCCGTAAAGAAGAATAAAAATAACTGGACGGTAGCCGATCAGCAAACAGGTGATACCTGGTTGATACTGGAAACAGGGAATGGGTTATCTGTTAAAATAGCTCCACCTGCGCAGGATAAAAACGGGCAACAGGTAGTGCTGACCGTGGAAGCTGAGCTGCCGGAAGGAGCCACCCGGGAATTCCTGGTGAAGCTGCCTTCACCGGCAGTTGCGCCTGCGGATGCCGCCAGGTTGAATGCACTTGACTTTGCAACTGCAAAGAAAAGTACGGTGAGTTATTGGGAAAACTGGATCAGCCAGGGCGCTCATTTCCGGGTGCCGGAAGCCGCCGTAAATGACCTGTTCAGGGCTAACCTGTGGCATGCGCTTATTTTACCACGTCATACATTGGATAGTCTTGGCCGGCCTCATATGGATCTTCCGTATGCCAATACAGCCTACGGACAAAAAAATGCAGACTGGCCGGTTAATCAATCAGTATATGTAGACTACATGATTTATGGTTTGCGGGGATATGAAAAAGTAGCGGAAGATGAAATGGCCGCCATGTTCCAGAGTCAGCAGCAACCAGATGGCCGGATCGCAGGCTTTGCCAACTGGGGCGTTTATTCTCCGGCGCACTTGTATACCATTGCACAGAATTTCCTCCTTTCCCGCAACCGGGAAGAATTTGAACGGCTGCTACCCAATTCCCTGAAAACGCTCGACTGGTGCCTTGCCCGGATCGATAGCGCCAATAGAGGAGCCGGTAGTACAGGATTGATTTTAGGACCACTGAACGACCTTACACATGCCGAAAGGGAATGGGCATTTACACAGGCTTATTTTGCCGGCGGCCTTGAATTATTTGGGGAGGCATTATCTGCGTATAGGCATCCCCGTGCGGAAGAAGTGTTGCGGGCAGCCGCCAAAATGAAAAGTGATGTGGTGAAGGAATTTGCCCGCAGCAGTGTAAAATCTCCCATCGTTCAACTGGCAGATGGTACCTGGATCAATTATGTACCAACAGATGCCATGACACCCCGTCGCATGCTGGATGAATGGTATCCTTCGGATGTTGACTGCGGCCCGTTGCACCTGTCAAGATTAGGTGTAATAGATCCTGAAAGCTGGTTGACCACCGCTATGCTGCACGATCATGAAGATAACCTGTTTCTGAGTAACCTGGGTGCTGCAAATGAACCGATCTATGTGCAACAGGCCACCGCATATTTATTACGCGATGAGCCGAAAGCCGCTATCCGTGCATTCTATAGCCTGATGGCCTGCGGATTCTCCCATGAACAACTCACACCACTGGAACACCGCTGGGCCTGGGGGCAATACTACGGACCACCAAGTACAGACGGCGCCTGGTTTGAACTATACCGGAAAATGCTCCTCAATGAATTTGGACTGGATACTTTACTGATAGGACAGGCCATACCAAGGGCATGGTTGGAAAAAGGGAAACAAGTGGAAGTGAAAAATGCACCCACTTATTTCGGCCCGGTTTCTTTTACCATGGAAGGACTGACCGCTGAGAATAAATTGAATGCGGTAGTAGAACTGTCCGCGCGCAATCTGCCGAAAGAGCTGTTGATCCGGTTCCGGCATCCGCTGAATAAGCCCATCACCGCTGTTATGGTAAATGGTCAACCATGGAAAGATTATGATGTAAAGAAGGAATATATCAGGATCACAAAACCTGTTGGTGGAAAATATGTCATCTCGGCAAAATATTAATGCCGGTAATGACTGCATTCATTTCCGTTAACTTAAAATTATTTTATGTTGAAACGAACGTATTTTCTCTTTTTCATGACAATGTTTATCAGCGGCTACGTGTTTGCACAAACAGCCAATGTAAAGATCGGATTTGGAGAAGACCTGGGACCCATGAAAATGGAACAAATGGCGCTGGGCCAGGGTGGCCTCTCTGAAGAGCCTATGCTGGCCAGCCGGACAACAGAAATAAAAGCACTGCACCCCGCCATTATCCGGCTGTTTGTAAGTGAATATTATGATGTAATTCCTGCACGGGGAAAATATCATTTCAATACACTCGACAGCATGGTATCCAATATCCTGGCAACGGGCGCTAAACCATTCATGAGTTTTTGCCTGAAACCAAAATTGTTTTTTCCTGTAATAGACCAGGATGTAGTGGAACCAAATGATTATAAAAAATGGGAGCAGTTCGTGTATGATGTGGTGAAACATTTTAAAGATAAAGGTACAGGCATCACTTACTGGGAAATCGGCAACGAAGTAGATCTGGGTGAAGATGGTGGAACGCCTTACCGCTTCAAACCGGAAAGCTATGTGCGTTATTATAAACACACCACTGCTGCTATTTTACGCGCCGACCCAAATGCAAAAGTAGGAGGTCCGGCTGTGGCGTGGTACAAATCGCCTATTCTGCCGGAGCTGGTACATGCCTGTGCTGCGGAGAAATTGCCCCTGCATTTTATCTCCTGGCATCATTATAATAACAGTCCTACCGTGATCCGTGGTCAGATTGATTATATAAAAGACCTGCTCAGTAAATATCCGGATCTGCATCCGGAAACTATTATGAACGAGTGGAACGTGGATCTCTTCAATCCACCACTGGATCCCCGTTACCAACCTTGTTATGTGGCGGAAACCATCTGGCAGATGAAGGACGCGGGGCTTGACTGGTCCTGTTATTATCAGATCCGGGACTGGTATGTTTCTTATGAAACTTTTGAAAAAGTATTCTCGCCACACGGTGCTGCATTTATGACGCGGTGGTGGAACAGGCAGGCGCAATTCAGTGGTTTGATTGATTATCAGAATCAGATCCGTCCGGCGTATTATGCTTTTAAATTGCTTTCCAGGATGGCGGGTAATAAATTAAAAGTAAGCTCCTCGCACGATAAAGTGCATGGTTTTGCTACGCACGACAAGAAACTCGACATGCATAATATGATGCTGTGGAATTTTTCAGATCAACCGGTAACGGTAAAACTGAACCTGGAAGATCTGCCAAAAGATATGCGGGTACGTCATATCATCCTGGATGCGACCGGCGCGGGGAATGACGAAAATCAG
The Chitinophaga sp. MM2321 DNA segment above includes these coding regions:
- a CDS encoding RagB/SusD family nutrient uptake outer membrane protein, which gives rise to MNNQSIISQRTVLLFFIACMLFSCKAYLDVMPKDQVSDGTLWSSSANADLFLNNIYAAVPTLETGDPWENFSDNSINGQAGRVSTNIYGPSIYTPSNAPSKWGHFTNIRKCNLFIKKVTDADLPADWKKLRLAEARFLRAYFYSLLWTYHGGVPIITDVLNQNEQGDEVFRARNTSAETFTFITDECSAIEADLPATAESGRATKGAALTLKGSCELFNAGALNNAENDKAKWALAATTFKKVIDLKRYSLFPDYNTLFFEENNNNVEVIFSKQHMGGTSLANLRDGQIGPRFVNGALTGWGHVDPTQDLVDEYAMDNGLPISDPASGYDPQNPYVNREKRFYQSIVYDGSEWLGDIMIMKQGVGSLNATDLSNSSVSTRTGYYIRKGINPKYASAQNNQNSANIIIFRYAEVLLSYAEAQNEATGPDGSIYDAINDIRKRSDLPDLPTGLTQAQLRKAIYRERRVELAFEEKRLPDLLRLKLAEVNLNGPLHAIEIDLVGNKWVYKVVPAGGGMRTFFANKNYFLPIPQSAIDKNPKLVQNPNYN
- a CDS encoding GH39 family glycosyl hydrolase produces the protein MLKRTYFLFFMTMFISGYVFAQTANVKIGFGEDLGPMKMEQMALGQGGLSEEPMLASRTTEIKALHPAIIRLFVSEYYDVIPARGKYHFNTLDSMVSNILATGAKPFMSFCLKPKLFFPVIDQDVVEPNDYKKWEQFVYDVVKHFKDKGTGITYWEIGNEVDLGEDGGTPYRFKPESYVRYYKHTTAAILRADPNAKVGGPAVAWYKSPILPELVHACAAEKLPLHFISWHHYNNSPTVIRGQIDYIKDLLSKYPDLHPETIMNEWNVDLFNPPLDPRYQPCYVAETIWQMKDAGLDWSCYYQIRDWYVSYETFEKVFSPHGAAFMTRWWNRQAQFSGLIDYQNQIRPAYYAFKLLSRMAGNKLKVSSSHDKVHGFATHDKKLDMHNMMLWNFSDQPVTVKLNLEDLPKDMRVRHIILDATGAGNDENQRLRPEPFVKFQKGNHEATVTLEPWAVHYWSLE